In a single window of the Candidatus Gorgyraea atricola genome:
- a CDS encoding FlgD immunoglobulin-like domain containing protein, giving the protein MLKFKKGLTIRLISFILLATFLSSHTLYASSDILRLQSQLQTEEGKDRFNLTALGEFYRTNYDVQGIAINEETALASIENSKETKIPILLANKSTVHITKAQAIKGIKSKKFVLGFKGEDILLLYTDPLEFHKASGETDEIIVQGVTLPSAVLSGQKIVFKLDDIEKILYKLNKGIDDLDTSAVIQMGDPEGEYSDSDLIKLLKKDNFRSLQALIAIYYFRGGQFTMTAGMPGIDRKTFLKITGLFTAAIALNPASTLTASAPQEPMTAEQKINLAKENIGKLTAIFNKARYYMIPIDLSNLTCGRERKSMTNPARERVKKKITSDLKNGFRELRRVKKLFGDKDTLKSVLSDIGETGYDAVLLTFWGLKKDLDMDALEGALDEVNQEQAGIAEYLVPRVKQIREQVQEIDELHKPPVVQGYAERIINWIENVRAKLYIGIMGWPDAPDEAQRLIKTLNVPGENESIYDQAVDDHMLQILIHGILGYDQALAGMALAKHGKDESDQDFIERTKRIADVYWSGRTGGLSNIRGNWGGPNDYANPFNYYENDPTVIGKDNNNKRTRGWPFKFISERYIITYKGRDITWSQWQPIAGEAAWIGIMCLQSLVLEHGADFKNQIDWKNDVRAQLAEEILRASLILQKDKENQGADLKPVPMAPRGTYHWLGMDHFNNTASLENNQSMLNFYEQYHELIGGYDETLHDGKEIKLSQGIQWIDEFLSWSHDSSKHEFCRGASFDIGSQTWTKDEVFATDVQLWASLSKGPKWIDDNLGGPGETFKIIENAMYKAGILDADGNLTGVDYSDTRNNRSAEWSIFMILACRDAATYYRKNPNVDPANADAWRTELMRWAGELYDGIVTSPDTRLVVERDNMLAVLYAELGLVYTKHGWIVPPEGVEHTAAGSWLNLVEKGLNPFKPGGGESIDTSVKDHRRLAEIDPTEQPISLEQNRPNPFTNRTTIPYSIDESIESLEIRIYNIEGKEVRSFNNLSKGVGKYRLKWNGLNNQGQKTKRGLYIIDYIIKDKNGDMIRIRNKPENKMMRSFIIGVPFIPEILKRAKGFIHNI; this is encoded by the coding sequence ATGCTTAAATTTAAAAAAGGTCTGACAATCAGGTTAATTAGTTTCATACTCCTCGCAACGTTTCTATCCAGCCACACCTTGTATGCCTCATCTGATATACTAAGACTCCAGTCGCAACTCCAGACAGAAGAAGGAAAAGACCGTTTTAACTTAACAGCTTTAGGTGAATTCTATAGGACTAATTATGATGTGCAAGGTATTGCTATTAATGAAGAGACTGCTTTAGCTTCTATTGAAAACTCAAAAGAGACTAAGATCCCAATTCTCTTAGCAAATAAGTCCACAGTGCATATTACTAAGGCTCAGGCAATCAAAGGCATTAAAAGCAAAAAATTCGTTTTAGGTTTTAAGGGAGAGGATATTTTGTTGCTTTATACAGATCCTCTAGAGTTTCATAAAGCATCTGGAGAGACAGACGAGATAATTGTTCAAGGCGTAACTTTACCTAGTGCAGTACTCTCGGGCCAGAAGATTGTTTTCAAGCTAGATGACATAGAAAAAATTCTTTATAAGCTAAATAAAGGAATTGATGATCTTGATACTAGCGCTGTAATACAGATGGGAGATCCTGAAGGGGAGTATTCAGATAGTGATTTAATAAAGCTTCTCAAGAAAGACAATTTTCGGAGCCTTCAGGCCCTTATTGCGATATATTATTTCCGTGGCGGCCAGTTTACAATGACAGCTGGAATGCCAGGAATAGATAGGAAGACATTTTTAAAAATTACAGGACTTTTTACTGCTGCAATAGCTCTTAATCCCGCTTCAACTCTTACAGCTAGTGCTCCTCAAGAGCCCATGACTGCGGAGCAAAAGATTAATCTTGCCAAAGAAAACATAGGGAAGCTTACCGCCATATTTAATAAGGCAAGGTACTATATGATTCCTATAGATTTGAGTAATCTTACATGCGGAAGAGAGCGCAAAAGCATGACGAATCCTGCAAGAGAGAGGGTTAAAAAGAAAATAACAAGTGATCTGAAAAATGGATTCAGGGAATTGCGCAGGGTAAAGAAGTTGTTTGGCGATAAAGACACATTAAAGAGTGTATTGAGCGATATAGGAGAAACTGGATATGATGCGGTGTTGTTGACATTCTGGGGCCTAAAGAAAGATTTAGACATGGATGCACTTGAGGGTGCTCTTGATGAGGTTAACCAGGAACAAGCGGGAATAGCTGAATATTTAGTTCCGAGGGTAAAGCAAATCAGGGAGCAGGTACAAGAGATAGATGAACTTCACAAACCACCGGTAGTTCAGGGATATGCCGAAAGAATAATAAACTGGATTGAGAATGTAAGAGCTAAGCTGTACATAGGGATTATGGGTTGGCCCGATGCCCCGGATGAGGCACAAAGGCTTATCAAGACATTAAATGTTCCAGGCGAAAATGAGAGTATCTATGATCAAGCAGTAGACGATCATATGCTGCAGATTTTAATACATGGTATTTTAGGCTATGATCAGGCACTAGCTGGCATGGCCCTTGCTAAACATGGAAAGGATGAAAGTGACCAGGACTTTATTGAAAGGACTAAGAGAATAGCAGATGTTTATTGGTCAGGCAGGACAGGCGGGTTAAGTAATATACGCGGTAATTGGGGCGGTCCAAATGATTATGCAAATCCATTTAATTATTACGAAAACGACCCCACAGTAATAGGCAAGGATAATAATAATAAAAGAACAAGGGGATGGCCTTTTAAATTTATAAGCGAGAGGTATATCATAACATATAAAGGCAGGGATATCACCTGGAGTCAATGGCAGCCAATAGCAGGTGAGGCTGCATGGATAGGGATTATGTGTTTACAGAGCCTGGTGTTAGAGCATGGAGCAGACTTTAAGAATCAAATTGATTGGAAGAATGATGTTCGAGCACAATTAGCTGAAGAGATTTTGCGCGCATCATTGATACTTCAAAAGGATAAAGAAAATCAGGGTGCAGATTTAAAACCTGTTCCTATGGCGCCAAGAGGTACATATCATTGGCTTGGCATGGATCATTTTAATAATACAGCATCTTTAGAGAATAATCAGTCAATGCTTAACTTTTACGAGCAGTATCATGAACTTATTGGCGGATACGATGAAACCTTACATGACGGTAAGGAAATAAAATTGTCACAAGGCATACAGTGGATAGATGAGTTTCTTAGCTGGTCACATGATTCGAGTAAGCATGAATTTTGTCGAGGTGCCAGTTTTGACATTGGTAGCCAGACATGGACCAAGGATGAGGTTTTTGCTACAGATGTCCAGTTATGGGCTTCTTTGTCTAAGGGCCCTAAATGGATTGATGATAATTTAGGAGGCCCAGGCGAAACCTTCAAGATAATAGAAAACGCAATGTATAAGGCTGGTATTCTTGATGCAGATGGGAATCTAACAGGCGTTGATTATAGTGATACACGAAATAATAGATCTGCAGAATGGTCTATATTTATGATCCTTGCATGCAGGGATGCAGCGACATATTATAGGAAGAACCCTAATGTAGATCCTGCTAATGCAGATGCTTGGCGTACAGAATTAATGCGATGGGCTGGAGAGCTTTATGATGGCATAGTTACTTCTCCTGATACTCGTCTTGTTGTCGAAAGAGATAATATGCTTGCAGTCTTATATGCTGAATTAGGACTTGTGTACACTAAGCATGGTTGGATTGTTCCTCCTGAAGGTGTAGAGCATACTGCCGCAGGTTCTTGGTTGAATCTTGTAGAAAAAGGCCTTAATCCTTTTAAGCCAGGAGGTGGAGAATCCATAGACACTTCAGTAAAAGACCATAGGCGCCTTGCTGAGATAGACCCAACTGAACAGCCAATAAGTCTTGAGCAGAACCGCCCTAATCCGTTTACTAATAGGACT
- a CDS encoding type II secretion system F family protein — translation MPTFRYVAKENTGKTVSGTLEYSDKAVLMDALRRKGLTIVSINETKKRTAPFSSRGVKLEEIVIFSRQLATMVDSGIPLVQAMDILYDQIEKPHFKNIVATIRDDIEAGASFSDSLLKHSAVFSPLYINMVKAGESSGALDDILDRLASYLEKASALQRKVQSSLIYPAVVVTMAMLITLVMLLKVIPTFKGIFATLGGTLPLPTRILILVSDTLRSMFLYVVAVLGVVGFALARYFKTSQGKMVFDSITLKLPILGTLLRKVAVAKFTRTLATLVKSGVPILVSLEIVAKTSGNAVIEKALEDVRKSIKEGQNIADPLAKSGVFPPMVVRMINVGEQTGELEKMLGKIADFYDDQVDAAVSGLTSLIEPLIIAVLGVVIGGIVIAMFLPVFKMTEILAH, via the coding sequence ATGCCGACGTTTAGATATGTTGCAAAAGAAAATACAGGCAAGACAGTAAGCGGTACCTTAGAATATTCTGACAAGGCTGTGTTAATGGACGCGCTCCGCAGAAAAGGCCTTACCATAGTCTCTATAAATGAGACCAAAAAGAGAACAGCTCCTTTTAGCTCCAGAGGCGTAAAGCTCGAGGAGATCGTCATATTTTCCCGGCAGCTGGCCACAATGGTAGATAGCGGAATACCGCTTGTACAGGCCATGGATATTTTATATGACCAGATAGAAAAGCCGCACTTTAAAAACATCGTGGCGACTATCAGGGATGACATAGAGGCAGGGGCTAGTTTTTCAGACTCGCTTTTGAAACACTCAGCTGTTTTTTCACCCCTTTATATAAATATGGTCAAGGCCGGTGAATCAAGCGGCGCGTTGGATGATATTCTGGATCGGCTCGCCAGTTATTTAGAAAAGGCAAGCGCCTTACAGAGAAAGGTGCAGTCCAGCCTGATCTATCCCGCAGTGGTGGTCACTATGGCAATGCTTATAACGCTTGTCATGCTCCTAAAGGTCATTCCCACATTCAAGGGCATATTTGCGACGCTGGGAGGCACGCTGCCTCTCCCGACAAGGATCTTGATCCTTGTCAGCGATACATTGCGCAGTATGTTCTTGTATGTCGTCGCTGTTCTTGGCGTGGTTGGTTTTGCGCTGGCGAGATATTTTAAGACTTCACAGGGCAAAATGGTGTTTGACAGTATTACTTTGAAACTACCGATCCTGGGTACACTCTTGAGAAAGGTGGCAGTTGCGAAGTTTACAAGAACGCTCGCGACACTTGTGAAGAGCGGGGTGCCGATACTGGTTTCACTCGAGATAGTAGCGAAGACCTCAGGGAATGCGGTAATAGAAAAAGCGCTTGAAGATGTTCGCAAGAGTATAAAAGAGGGACAGAATATAGCTGATCCGCTCGCGAAAAGCGGCGTTTTTCCTCCTATGGTGGTGAGGATGATAAATGTAGGCGAGCAGACAGGCGAACTCGAAAAGATGCTCGGGAAGATCGCGGATTTTTACGATGACCAGGTGGATGCTGCTGTGAGTGGATTGACCAGCCTCATAGAGCCGCTTATAATAGCCGTTCTAGGTGTAGTGATAGGCGGCATAGTAATAGCCATGTTCCTGCCAGTATTCAAGATGACAGAGATCCTCGCACATTAA